Proteins found in one Leguminivora glycinivorella isolate SPB_JAAS2020 chromosome 4, LegGlyc_1.1, whole genome shotgun sequence genomic segment:
- the LOC125225860 gene encoding MICOS complex subunit MIC19-like has translation MGIVSSVDTRRISFDNELAETPALNIQNSMDDDVDDVLRIESIEKDSELNVKDELKSIQEGGDNEYWNQRLEALKKEHQLINKIVESEYEKTVEHAKKYYEPRPTLTIEKIKKVKPCLDCRLKIMQCYEENPHQPLVCSEVVQAFTECVASCRTPGN, from the exons ATGGGAATTGTTAGTAGTGTAGATACGCGACGAATTAGTTTTGACAATGAACTAGCAGAGACGCCAGCACTAAACATTCAAAATTCTATGgatgatgatgttgatgatgTCCTACGTATAGAATCTATC GAAAAGGATAGTGAGTTAAACGTTAAAGATGAATTAAAAAGTATTCAAGAAGGAGGGGATAACGAATATTGGAATCAGAGACTTGAAGCACTCAAAAAGGAGCACCAATTAATTAACAAAATTGTTGAATCAGAATATGAAAAAACAGTTGAACACGCAAAAAAATACTACGAACCTCGTCCTACTTTAACGATCGAGAAAATTAAGAAAGTAAAACCTTGCTTGGACTGCCGGCTAAAA ATCATGCAATGTTACGAAGAAAATCCGCATCAGCCACTTGTATGTTCAGAAGTTGTTCAAGCTTTTACAGAGTGTGTAGCTTCATGCCGCACACCTGGGAACTAA